The Salegentibacter mishustinae genome includes a window with the following:
- a CDS encoding response regulator transcription factor, with the protein METEDKKILLVEDDPNFGTVLKDYLAMNDYEVTHAKNGMEGFEKFKKDDFDLCILDVMMPYKDGFTLAKEIREKNEEIPIIFLTAKAMKEDVLKGYKVGADDYLNKPFDSEVLLMKIKAIMQRKATDSVADSKQFEFEIGAFHLNSKLRFLTFKDEEAQKLSPKENELLRLLALHENDLMPRELALTKIWRDDNYFTSRSMDVYIAKLRKYLKKDENVEILNIHGEGFRLVVKNQENAEA; encoded by the coding sequence ATGGAAACTGAAGACAAGAAAATTTTGTTAGTAGAAGACGATCCAAACTTTGGAACTGTCTTAAAAGATTATTTGGCGATGAACGATTACGAAGTAACGCACGCCAAAAATGGAATGGAAGGATTTGAAAAGTTTAAAAAAGACGATTTCGACCTTTGTATCCTGGATGTTATGATGCCTTACAAAGACGGCTTTACGCTGGCTAAGGAGATAAGAGAAAAGAACGAAGAAATTCCAATTATCTTCCTTACCGCCAAAGCGATGAAAGAAGACGTGCTTAAAGGTTATAAAGTTGGTGCAGACGATTACCTGAACAAACCTTTTGATAGCGAAGTATTGCTTATGAAGATTAAAGCTATTATGCAGCGTAAAGCTACAGATAGCGTTGCAGATTCTAAGCAATTTGAATTCGAGATCGGTGCTTTTCATTTAAACTCTAAGTTGAGATTCTTAACTTTTAAAGACGAAGAAGCACAAAAACTATCTCCAAAAGAGAACGAATTGTTGCGTTTGCTTGCCCTGCACGAAAACGATTTGATGCCAAGGGAATTGGCGCTTACCAAAATTTGGAGAGACGACAACTATTTTACTTCCAGAAGTATGGATGTATATATCGCCAAACTGCGTAAATACCTTAAGAAAGACGAGAATGTAGAGATTCTAAACATTCACGGCGAAGGATTTAGATTGGTGGTTAAAAACCAGGAAAACGCCGAAGCATAA
- a CDS encoding sensor histidine kinase has protein sequence MNKKLFLLLVILMSLSLIGIIFVQGYWIKSTVDDKEEQFTYDVKQVLLRVASEIQNQEIEDYWMKFKDADSTNSRLESSTITEYSYVNQNKLRNQTLFHSDAILEEDYKVSSGFIESARDSIPFTKLINKKVTSIVNSRNNLDGSSLSSQQQIERIIRMDEYEKNLLKEYIADHTSRLPLHQRVSEETIKTLLTKELSNREIASEFEYGVYSNSISTNLHSDDFSLSHPATYGVPLFADDLGNSNYQLLVNFTEKKKVVLSSVTLMAALSIIFTLIIVIAYSSALSQLIKQRQISQIKTDFINNMTHEFKTPIATINLALDAIKNPKISSDEEKKKRYLKMIRDENKRMHAQVENVLRISKLEKNELDLKKERVQLHEIVEDAITHIELIVEDRGGYVQTHFGALRSSILANQDHFTNVIVNMLDNAVKYSEDEPKIDIYTENVKNYIILKIRDQGTGMSKLVQKKIFEKFYREHTGDIHNVKGHGLGLAYAKRIIEDHHGQVSVESEKGKGSTFIIKLPLIS, from the coding sequence ATGAATAAAAAGCTTTTCTTACTTCTTGTAATCTTAATGAGCCTCTCCCTTATTGGCATTATTTTCGTTCAGGGATACTGGATTAAGAGTACTGTAGATGATAAAGAAGAGCAGTTTACCTACGATGTTAAACAGGTGCTTTTACGCGTAGCTTCCGAAATTCAAAACCAGGAAATTGAAGATTACTGGATGAAATTTAAGGATGCCGATAGCACTAATAGCCGATTAGAATCTTCTACCATTACCGAATATTCTTACGTAAATCAAAATAAGTTAAGGAATCAAACCCTGTTTCATTCTGATGCGATCCTGGAAGAAGATTATAAGGTTTCTTCGGGTTTTATAGAATCGGCAAGAGATAGTATCCCCTTCACCAAGCTTATCAATAAAAAGGTGACCAGTATTGTAAATAGTCGCAATAATTTGGATGGCAGCAGCCTTAGTTCACAACAGCAAATAGAGCGTATTATTCGTATGGACGAATATGAGAAGAATTTGCTGAAAGAATATATTGCCGATCATACCAGCAGGTTACCACTGCACCAAAGAGTAAGCGAAGAAACTATAAAAACGCTCTTAACAAAAGAATTAAGCAACCGGGAGATCGCTTCAGAATTTGAGTATGGCGTGTATAGCAATAGTATTTCAACGAATTTACATAGTGATGATTTTTCACTAAGTCATCCAGCCACTTACGGCGTACCGCTTTTTGCAGACGACCTGGGGAATAGCAATTACCAGTTACTGGTAAATTTTACCGAAAAGAAAAAAGTAGTGCTTTCATCTGTAACTTTAATGGCGGCACTCTCTATAATATTTACGCTAATTATTGTGATTGCGTATTCCAGCGCCCTATCACAATTGATAAAACAACGGCAGATCTCGCAGATAAAGACCGATTTTATCAATAATATGACGCACGAATTTAAAACGCCTATCGCCACCATCAACCTGGCTTTAGACGCGATTAAAAACCCTAAGATTAGTAGCGACGAAGAAAAGAAAAAGCGCTATCTTAAAATGATTAGGGACGAAAATAAGAGAATGCACGCCCAGGTAGAGAATGTATTGCGTATTTCTAAGCTGGAAAAGAACGAGCTTGATCTTAAAAAAGAAAGAGTTCAACTACACGAAATTGTAGAAGACGCCATTACCCACATAGAACTTATTGTAGAAGATCGTGGCGGGTATGTACAAACCCATTTTGGAGCCCTGCGCTCTTCAATTTTAGCCAACCAGGACCATTTTACCAATGTGATCGTGAATATGCTGGATAACGCCGTAAAATACTCTGAAGACGAGCCTAAGATTGATATTTATACCGAAAATGTAAAGAACTACATCATTCTTAAGATTCGCGACCAGGGAACAGGAATGAGTAAACTGGTTCAAAAGAAAATATTTGAAAAGTTTTATCGCGAACATACCGGCGATATCCATAACGTGAAAGGTCACGGTTTAGGTTTGGCTTATGCCAAGCGAATTATAGAAGACCACCACGGACAGGTTTCGGTAGAAAGCGAAAAAGGAAAAGGAAGCACATTTATAATTAAATTACCTCTAATATCTTAA
- the coaE gene encoding dephospho-CoA kinase (Dephospho-CoA kinase (CoaE) performs the final step in coenzyme A biosynthesis.) translates to MMVVGLTGGIGSGKTTVAGFFKEKGVPVYIADDAGKRLLETSAEIREKVIELIGEDAYTGKSPNRKHIASVVFKESEKLDALNKIIHPAVAKDFENWHSKQNSPYVLYEAAILFEAGGYKKCDLNILVTASKEEKLKRLRQRDQSTLEEIEARMAKQWSDERKKKLADFEIENHDLALTRTRVDELHEIILKRGKN, encoded by the coding sequence ATGATGGTGGTAGGTCTTACCGGCGGAATTGGCAGCGGGAAAACCACCGTGGCTGGTTTTTTTAAAGAAAAAGGCGTACCGGTCTATATTGCAGACGATGCCGGGAAACGCCTCCTAGAAACTTCAGCAGAAATAAGGGAAAAAGTAATAGAATTAATTGGTGAAGATGCATACACCGGGAAATCGCCCAATCGCAAACACATCGCTTCCGTAGTATTTAAGGAATCAGAAAAACTGGATGCTTTAAATAAGATAATTCATCCTGCGGTAGCCAAAGATTTTGAAAACTGGCATAGCAAGCAAAATTCACCCTATGTGCTTTACGAAGCCGCCATTCTCTTTGAAGCCGGCGGTTATAAGAAATGCGATCTAAATATCCTGGTTACCGCCAGCAAAGAAGAAAAGCTTAAAAGATTACGGCAACGGGACCAAAGCACGCTGGAAGAAATTGAAGCCCGAATGGCTAAACAATGGAGTGACGAACGCAAGAAAAAACTGGCCGATTTTGAAATAGAAAATCACGATTTAGCCCTTACCAGAACTCGTGTTGACGAATTACACGAGATTATCTTAAAACGAGGTAAAAATTAG